A portion of the Corticium candelabrum chromosome 5, ooCorCand1.1, whole genome shotgun sequence genome contains these proteins:
- the LOC134179625 gene encoding kelch-like protein 5, producing MSGGGSPEDLDDCEFDKFQKLPYLSTVMKSWKSFYRNQEMVDITLLVGGKIEFKAHKVVLCAHSDVLKKMLTSPMKEAQENTIEFPEADETAFRALLEFFYTGNVPVDKSFIRQLIELCDYLQVLDLKQHCCKWLHENLVVEDACEYHAFSSKPSADEQLYKNCFQWIEDHAALVVCTDGFAKHMTAKEVEKIAASDDLNLDEIQLFEGIK from the exons ATGAGCGGAGGAGGGTCTCCTGAAGACCTAG ATGACTGTGAATTTGACAAGTTTCAGAAGCTTCCTTATCTCTCTACAGTCATGAAATCGTGGAAGTCTTTCTACCGCAACCAGGAAATGGTTGATATCACTTTACTTGTTGGTGGCAAGATAGAATTCAAAGCTCACAAAGTGGTGCTGTGTGCACACAGTGACGTCTTAAAGAAAATGCTGACTAGTCCAATGAAGGAAGCTCAAGAGAATACAATCGAGTTTCCTGAAGCTGATGAAACAGCATTCAGAGCACTTCTTGAGTTTTTCTACACAGGAAACGTTCCAGTCGACAAATCCTTTATACGTCAACTCATAGAGCTTTGTGATTATCTTCAAGTTCTAGATCTTAAACAACATTGTTGCAAATGGCTGCACGAAAATCTGGTAGTAGAAGATGCATGTGAATATCATGCATTTTCCTCCAAGCCTTCAGCTGACGAGCAGCTCTATAAGAATTGTTTCCAATGGATTGAAGATCACGCCGCTTTAGTTGTTTGCACAGATGGTTTTGCAAAGCACATGACGGCAAAAGAAGTAGAAAAAATTGCTGCTAGTGATGACCTGAATCTTGATGAAATCCAGCTGTTTGAGGGAATCAAGTGA